From Arcticibacter tournemirensis, one genomic window encodes:
- a CDS encoding AAA domain-containing protein: protein MNTDIPAKAYFEKLLALLKTEREEDLRSYRQLTASSAVSERRANGLTWFPVAIRDTEIGRGDYLTIGIERTTHHDIIHQFRFGASVALFSNHNPSADRLEGIISHISGNLMRISLRVDELPEWAGKGKLGVDLLFDDRSYDDMDAALVKASSLAEDGKKGRLIRVLTGSAAPAFEAGAAELHLPDLNASQKRAVGQIVAARDLAIVHGPPGTGKTTTLVQAIKTLISRGEKQILAVAPSNTAVDLMTEKLADEGIEVLRVGNPSRVSDRLMSLTTDNKMDEHPRMKEVKALKKQANELRNMAQKYKRNFGHAEREQRKALFNEARRIMKDAGDIEQFIMDSVLEKARVITATLVGAGHYTVNDREYHTVVIDEAGQSLEPACWIPILKAQKVILAGDHFQLPPTIKSDEAARNGLRNTLLQKCVAAHPEAVVLLGEQYRMHEAIMAYPSKVFYKDQLRAHASVAGSLLIPEDLPLLFVDTAGCGFEERLEGTSVSNPEEADFLFRHLFEYLQALDEHHTAEEFPGVAVIAPYKGQITLLKEKLLDFEGMEKYAPHISVNTVDGFQGQERDVVYISMTRSNFENTIGFLSDIRRMNVAMTRAKKKLVVIGDSATLSALPFYSDFISYSENIDGYKSAWE from the coding sequence ATGAATACGGATATCCCTGCGAAAGCTTATTTTGAAAAGCTGCTTGCCTTACTAAAAACAGAGAGAGAGGAGGACCTTCGTTCGTACCGTCAGTTAACTGCGTCGAGCGCTGTTTCGGAAAGGCGTGCGAACGGGCTGACCTGGTTTCCTGTTGCTATCCGGGATACGGAGATCGGCCGGGGCGACTACCTCACTATTGGGATAGAACGCACAACGCATCATGATATAATCCATCAGTTTAGGTTCGGCGCTTCTGTGGCCTTGTTTTCTAATCATAATCCTTCGGCCGACCGGCTTGAGGGAATCATTTCTCACATCAGCGGTAACCTGATGCGGATCAGTCTTCGCGTAGATGAGTTGCCCGAATGGGCCGGTAAGGGAAAACTGGGTGTCGACCTGCTCTTTGACGACCGCAGCTATGACGATATGGACGCTGCCCTGGTAAAGGCTTCGTCGCTGGCCGAAGACGGGAAAAAAGGACGCCTGATCAGGGTCCTTACGGGCAGCGCAGCGCCTGCATTTGAAGCGGGGGCTGCAGAGCTTCATCTTCCTGATCTGAATGCATCGCAAAAACGGGCTGTGGGCCAGATTGTCGCAGCACGCGACCTCGCCATCGTTCATGGCCCGCCCGGAACAGGGAAAACGACGACTCTCGTACAGGCTATCAAAACGCTTATTAGCAGGGGCGAAAAACAAATACTGGCAGTGGCGCCCAGCAATACTGCGGTAGACCTGATGACGGAAAAACTTGCCGACGAGGGAATTGAAGTGCTTCGTGTGGGGAATCCTTCGCGTGTTTCAGACCGGCTTATGTCGCTTACCACCGACAATAAAATGGATGAGCACCCCAGAATGAAGGAAGTGAAGGCCTTAAAGAAGCAGGCGAACGAGCTCAGGAACATGGCGCAGAAATACAAACGGAACTTTGGCCATGCCGAAAGGGAGCAGCGTAAAGCTCTCTTCAATGAAGCCCGCAGAATCATGAAGGATGCGGGCGACATTGAACAGTTTATAATGGACAGTGTACTGGAAAAAGCCCGGGTGATTACGGCTACGCTGGTGGGCGCGGGGCATTATACCGTGAATGACCGTGAGTACCACACGGTGGTAATTGACGAGGCTGGGCAATCCCTCGAACCTGCATGCTGGATTCCTATACTGAAGGCGCAGAAAGTGATCCTGGCGGGCGACCACTTCCAGCTGCCGCCAACTATTAAGTCGGACGAGGCGGCCAGGAATGGTCTCCGTAATACCCTGCTTCAAAAGTGCGTTGCTGCTCATCCTGAAGCCGTAGTGCTGCTGGGCGAACAATACCGCATGCACGAGGCGATCATGGCGTATCCCTCGAAGGTCTTTTATAAGGACCAGCTTAGGGCTCATGCCTCTGTTGCGGGCAGCCTGTTAATTCCCGAAGATCTCCCCCTGCTGTTTGTGGATACCGCCGGATGCGGCTTTGAAGAGAGGCTGGAGGGTACTTCTGTTTCGAATCCCGAAGAGGCCGACTTCCTCTTCAGGCATCTTTTTGAGTACCTGCAGGCTTTAGACGAGCACCATACTGCCGAAGAATTTCCCGGGGTAGCGGTTATTGCTCCGTATAAGGGACAAATAACGCTGCTGAAGGAGAAACTGCTGGATTTCGAAGGTATGGAAAAGTATGCTCCCCACATTTCTGTTAATACCGTCGACGGGTTCCAGGGGCAGGAAAGGGACGTGGTATACATCAGCATGACCAGGAGCAACTTTGAAAATACCATAGGCTTCCTGTCGGATATCCGAAGGATGAATGTTGCCATGACGCGCGCCAAAAAGAAGCTCGTGGTAATAGGCGACAGCGCCACACTGTCGGCCCTGCCTTTTTATTCTGATTTTATCAGTTATTCCGAGAACATCGACGGCTATAAAAGCGCCTGGGAATAA
- a CDS encoding TonB-dependent receptor, with product MIFNLFLNVQSRTTPLSFLFILFTVVLSTPLFAQAGNNADYRTLTRPVTVSYAQTGATVLIQELGAQTHYNFIYNPNELEKVELKKVSYHKEALGKVLEKLTESGLNFAMSGNAIYVKYQEPQPVKKQQTGSIGGKVIDDKGETLPGASVKIIQTRQGVNSSVDGSYQLSILPGTYTIEVSYISFQTKRIADVVVKPGQLTKLDIVLNSSSSALKEVVVQSSYKRESINGLYAQQKNNASITDGISAEQIARTPDNNLGQVLKRVSGVTTIDTRYVVVRGMTERYNQAMLDGVIIPSTDMNRRNFSFDVVPQELVSNVVVNKTASPDMSAEFSGGQILINTLDIPEKNFTSFTIGTGYNTRTTGKDFVQLGGRGKYDYLGFDDDRRKTPTGLQSWTQSSGPLPAYAIEQSKQFNSAQLRAYTYTGSPNQNYRFSIGRLYQLKESLKLGFSGGATYRNTQETNPFETIRNSSIGVTREDPIDSASLRGSGDIHKFNTTIGGVLNAGIQGEKFRIVSKNYYSHVFSETSQYASRYDAPDNRRFLELLGIPEYTSVYQSKLEGENVIGAKGLKFNWSGALTNISQDVMDMRRLRYNNTATIAGVDYYDSPNTSVFSNGSGLYDYRLSTGLEERDYNWSASVSYPFDFLKDKSVVKAGYSGWHKHRSLGSTEARIINQDNVSTTGRYEDIMAPDRIGAGADSAFYYTDAARNGTQYIGSSKYHSGYLMLDQRFFQKLRAVYGIRAENFNLANRQEQFLRSPTLNGFEKVDPYVTGEKNWRFLPSLNLTYSLNSKMNVRAAYSTTMVRPDFRETSYFELYDAYLDAFISGWNVVSTKIRNYDLRYEWYPATGEIISISAFYKDFDKPLELVDQSVTGGSGRSRFLRFQNQSKAVNKGFELEVRKSLGFIAAKKWLQNLTLFGNGTWMSSEVDAVDYGVVAIEKGQSFTLVEKPVPGIKRPLYGQSPWMLNAGFSYNSSYFGANVSYNRSAYRSYVVNYDPGKIEYENGRNLVDLQLSTRLIRQKAEIKFNISNLLDEATIFYTNPTAYEYEGGESADNGFTRTNGTDAYERDKGDRISYRVKNGRTASLTFTYKF from the coding sequence ATGATTTTTAATTTATTCTTAAACGTACAGTCAAGAACCACCCCGCTTTCTTTTCTTTTTATTCTGTTCACCGTCGTTCTGAGCACGCCGCTTTTCGCCCAGGCGGGTAATAATGCGGATTACAGAACCCTCACAAGGCCCGTAACGGTCAGCTACGCACAGACGGGCGCAACAGTACTAATACAAGAATTAGGAGCACAGACCCACTATAATTTCATTTACAACCCTAATGAGCTGGAGAAAGTTGAACTGAAAAAAGTTAGCTACCACAAAGAAGCACTAGGAAAGGTACTCGAAAAATTAACAGAATCAGGCTTGAACTTTGCGATGTCGGGGAATGCTATTTATGTAAAATATCAGGAACCACAGCCGGTTAAAAAGCAGCAGACAGGAAGCATCGGCGGCAAAGTTATCGACGACAAAGGCGAAACCTTGCCGGGTGCCAGCGTAAAAATCATTCAGACCAGACAGGGTGTCAACAGCAGTGTCGACGGGTCCTACCAGCTAAGCATACTTCCGGGCACCTACACGATAGAGGTAAGCTATATCTCCTTTCAAACCAAGCGCATTGCCGACGTGGTGGTGAAACCTGGACAGTTAACAAAGCTCGACATAGTATTAAACAGTTCCTCCAGCGCCTTGAAAGAAGTAGTTGTTCAGTCGTCTTATAAAAGAGAATCGATCAACGGCCTTTATGCGCAGCAAAAAAACAATGCCTCCATTACCGACGGTATTTCGGCAGAGCAGATTGCCCGCACGCCTGATAATAACCTCGGACAGGTTTTGAAGCGTGTGAGCGGCGTAACCACTATCGATACCCGCTATGTAGTAGTACGGGGAATGACAGAACGCTACAACCAGGCCATGCTCGATGGTGTTATTATCCCCAGTACCGACATGAACCGCAGGAACTTTTCCTTCGATGTAGTGCCCCAGGAGCTGGTAAGCAATGTAGTAGTGAACAAAACCGCCAGCCCCGACATGTCGGCAGAGTTTTCAGGCGGGCAGATCCTGATCAATACCCTGGATATCCCCGAAAAAAACTTCACTTCCTTCACCATAGGTACCGGTTACAATACCCGCACCACAGGCAAGGACTTCGTGCAGTTAGGCGGCCGTGGAAAATACGATTACCTGGGCTTTGACGACGACCGCAGAAAAACACCCACCGGACTTCAGTCCTGGACGCAAAGCTCCGGTCCGCTCCCCGCTTATGCTATTGAACAAAGCAAGCAGTTTAACAGCGCCCAGTTACGGGCCTACACCTATACAGGTAGTCCGAATCAGAATTACCGCTTTTCGATCGGACGGCTGTATCAGCTGAAAGAAAGCTTGAAATTAGGTTTTTCCGGCGGTGCAACATACAGAAATACCCAGGAAACCAACCCATTTGAAACCATCCGGAATTCGAGTATCGGCGTCACCAGGGAAGACCCCATAGACAGCGCATCTCTGAGAGGCTCGGGCGACATACACAAATTCAACACCACTATCGGCGGTGTGCTGAATGCCGGAATCCAGGGAGAGAAATTCAGGATAGTTTCGAAAAACTACTATTCGCACGTTTTCAGCGAAACATCCCAGTATGCAAGCCGCTACGATGCACCGGATAACCGGCGGTTTCTCGAATTACTCGGCATTCCCGAATATACTTCCGTTTACCAGAGTAAGCTCGAAGGAGAAAATGTGATCGGAGCTAAAGGCCTGAAGTTTAACTGGAGCGGGGCCTTAACCAATATCAGCCAGGATGTTATGGACATGCGCAGACTCCGTTATAACAATACAGCCACCATTGCCGGAGTTGACTATTACGACTCGCCCAATACTTCAGTATTCAGCAACGGATCGGGCCTTTACGACTATCGCCTGTCTACGGGGCTTGAAGAAAGGGATTATAACTGGTCGGCCAGCGTTAGCTATCCCTTTGATTTCCTGAAAGACAAGAGCGTCGTAAAAGCGGGGTATTCAGGATGGCACAAACATCGCTCTCTGGGTTCTACAGAAGCCAGGATCATCAACCAGGATAATGTAAGTACGACAGGCCGCTACGAGGACATTATGGCTCCCGACCGCATAGGCGCCGGTGCAGACTCCGCTTTCTACTATACAGACGCCGCCAGGAACGGCACACAGTATATCGGTTCTTCCAAATACCATTCAGGGTACCTGATGCTTGATCAGCGGTTCTTTCAAAAGCTGAGAGCGGTTTACGGGATCCGGGCAGAGAACTTCAACCTCGCTAACCGCCAGGAGCAGTTTCTCCGGTCGCCTACGTTGAATGGCTTTGAGAAAGTTGACCCTTATGTCACCGGCGAAAAAAACTGGCGTTTCCTGCCATCTTTAAACCTTACGTACAGCCTGAACAGCAAAATGAACGTCAGGGCGGCCTATTCTACTACCATGGTAAGGCCGGATTTCCGTGAGACCTCTTATTTCGAACTATACGACGCTTATTTAGATGCCTTCATCAGCGGATGGAACGTGGTGAGCACCAAAATCCGCAATTACGACCTTCGTTATGAATGGTATCCGGCCACGGGGGAGATCATATCCATATCTGCATTTTATAAGGACTTTGATAAACCACTTGAACTGGTAGATCAGAGCGTTACGGGCGGAAGCGGCAGATCGCGCTTTCTCCGTTTTCAAAACCAGAGTAAAGCCGTTAATAAAGGCTTCGAACTGGAAGTCCGTAAATCGCTGGGATTTATAGCCGCAAAAAAGTGGCTGCAAAACCTCACCCTGTTCGGCAACGGAACCTGGATGAGTTCTGAGGTGGATGCTGTTGACTACGGGGTGGTAGCAATCGAGAAAGGCCAGTCATTTACGTTAGTGGAAAAGCCGGTGCCTGGTATAAAACGCCCCCTTTACGGGCAATCGCCATGGATGCTCAATGCAGGGTTCAGCTATAACTCAAGCTATTTTGGCGCAAACGTTAGTTACAACCGCTCCGCCTACCGCTCGTATGTAGTGAACTACGACCCGGGGAAAATAGAATATGAAAACGGAAGAAACCTCGTCGACCTGCAACTGAGCACGCGGCTGATCAGGCAGAAAGCCGAAATAAAGTTCAACATCAGTAACCTGCTCGACGAGGCGACTATCTTTTACACCAATCCAACAGCATACGAATACGAAGGAGGGGAATCGGCGGATAACGGTTTTACACGTACAAATGGCACCGACGCCTACGAAAGAGATAAAGGCGACCGGATCTCTTACCGGGTAAAAAACGGCAGGACAGCGAGCCTCACATTTACATATAAGTTTTGA
- a CDS encoding FecR family protein, whose protein sequence is MEYDRKKDLHRRYLSRELTAEELREFFSILEQSHADDLPGFDDVASDFPTALEPSENLAAKIINKHDNTRSLWLITKRSAAAAIAVLMLFGAWKGYLEYSYIQKTKTFATIKVPQGKITKLKLEDGTVITLTSGTTFKYPQAFTRTERRVYLLDGQAFFEVANDKSKPFRVNSGKLSTTVLGTSFIIKHYKDYGYEKVSLYTGKVRVDRNGINGRPVILHPGQEFDYHNGTLSTVKGFDNSRDPEESGTLDFNRTDFKDAVYSMASYYGVKILFNEDEFKEFRISGNFSSGSVEEMLQSLTFIYPFKVKKTGSSTYKLIRIDKN, encoded by the coding sequence ATGGAATACGACAGAAAAAAAGATTTACACCGGAGATATCTCAGCCGCGAGCTTACAGCCGAAGAGCTAAGGGAGTTTTTCAGTATACTTGAACAGAGCCATGCAGACGACCTGCCCGGCTTCGACGACGTCGCCTCCGACTTCCCCACAGCGCTGGAGCCCTCTGAGAATCTGGCTGCAAAAATCATCAATAAACATGATAATACCAGGAGCTTATGGCTAATCACCAAAAGAAGCGCTGCAGCTGCTATTGCGGTATTGATGCTTTTTGGCGCCTGGAAAGGATATCTCGAATACAGCTATATTCAGAAGACAAAAACTTTTGCAACTATAAAGGTTCCGCAAGGAAAAATCACTAAACTAAAGCTCGAAGATGGTACAGTCATTACCTTAACTTCAGGCACCACATTTAAATATCCGCAAGCCTTTACGCGGACAGAGCGCCGGGTATATCTGCTGGACGGTCAGGCTTTCTTCGAAGTAGCGAACGATAAGAGCAAGCCCTTCCGCGTAAACTCAGGCAAACTATCAACAACTGTACTAGGCACCTCCTTTATCATCAAACATTACAAGGACTATGGTTACGAAAAAGTAAGCCTGTATACCGGCAAGGTACGCGTAGACCGTAACGGTATTAACGGCCGTCCTGTAATCCTCCATCCCGGGCAGGAATTTGATTACCACAACGGCACTCTGAGTACCGTAAAGGGATTCGATAACTCCCGGGATCCGGAAGAATCCGGGACGCTCGATTTCAATCGCACCGACTTCAAAGACGCCGTCTATAGCATGGCTTCATATTATGGGGTAAAGATCCTCTTCAATGAAGACGAATTTAAAGAGTTCCGCATCAGCGGTAATTTCAGCAGCGGCTCCGTTGAAGAGATGTTACAATCGTTAACATTTATCTACCCGTTTAAAGTAAAGAAGACCGGCTCTTCAACCTACAAACTCATACGTATCGACAAGAACTAA
- a CDS encoding RNA polymerase sigma factor encodes MLGQDIIRDFTEGNTEAFERIYGVFYKEIFAYCYRYSLSRENAEELTHDIFLQLWKTRDYIEPEQGIKGYLLTISKNIVFTWLRNASRKKRMRTEIETYFILQQEEHLPEKRLEASMSLSSFRNTLNDLPPKRKLVYEMIRFKEMTYNEVAEQLSISRDAVKDHMVKANRVIQSMKSNKNYMDYITILYFLLLPALL; translated from the coding sequence ATGCTTGGTCAGGATATTATTCGGGACTTTACGGAGGGAAATACCGAAGCATTTGAAAGGATCTATGGTGTATTTTACAAGGAGATCTTTGCCTATTGCTACCGGTACAGCCTCTCCAGGGAGAACGCCGAGGAGCTCACACATGACATTTTTCTTCAGCTCTGGAAAACACGCGATTACATTGAGCCCGAACAAGGCATTAAAGGATACCTGCTTACGATATCCAAAAACATTGTTTTCACATGGCTCAGAAATGCATCCAGGAAGAAAAGAATGCGGACAGAGATCGAAACCTATTTTATCCTGCAGCAGGAAGAGCATTTACCCGAAAAGCGTCTCGAAGCTTCCATGAGCCTCTCCTCTTTCCGTAATACACTTAACGATCTGCCGCCAAAAAGGAAGCTGGTATACGAAATGATCCGCTTTAAAGAAATGACCTATAACGAAGTCGCCGAGCAGCTTTCCATCAGTCGCGATGCCGTAAAAGACCATATGGTAAAAGCGAATCGCGTTATTCAATCTATGAAAAGCAATAAAAACTATATGGATTATATAACGATCCTGTATTTTCTGCTGCTTCCGGCTCTTCTCTAA